The Primulina eburnea isolate SZY01 chromosome 8, ASM2296580v1, whole genome shotgun sequence genome contains a region encoding:
- the LOC140838145 gene encoding uncharacterized protein isoform X2: MGGFSDVSSNYQDPRFSKHVYDNVHGNIFLDPLSLKFIDTEQFQRLRDLKQLGMAHMVYPGAVHSRFEHSLGVYSLAGEAIHKLKNQQGLELGIDHFDVQTVKLAGLLHDLGHGPLSHLFEREFLPMVNGSEWSHEQMSVDMIDHIVDEHHIEIDAEATKKVKEMILASSKYSIATSGREKHFLYDIVANGRNGVDVDKFDYIIRDCRACGLGCSFHFQRLLETMRVMGDEICYRDKDYLTIYKLFSTRADLHRTVYTHAKVKAIELMILDALVRANDYLQIASYIQDPSQYWKLDDTIIKTIETAPGQQLKESRDLILRIRRRDLYQFCNEYVVPKDKLENFKNVTAQEVVCSQKNGGVMLREEDVVVSNVRIDLTRGRCDPLERIKFFKDYDCEEKFSIANDRVSHLLPTSYQDMIVRVYSKKPELVGVVSEAFENFQLLTYGIKTQVHSTPDKKKRRI; the protein is encoded by the exons ATGGGAGGTTTTTCAGACGTTTCTTCGAATTATCAAGATCCGAGGTTCTCCAAGCACGTTTATGACAACGTCCATGGCAATATTTTTCTCGATCCT CTTTCTTTGAAGTTTATTGACACAGAGCAGTTTCAAAG GTTGCGTGATCTTAAGCAACTAG GGATGGCACATATGGTTTATCCAGGAGCAGTACATTCCAGATTCGAACATTCTCTTGGAGTGTACTCGCTTGCTGGTGAAGCTATCCATAAACTTAAGAATCAGCAA GGCCTAGAGCTTGGTATTGATCACTTTGATGTACAAACTGTGAAACTTGCGG GTCTTTTGCATGATTTAGGTCACGGACCCCTTAGTCATTTGTTTGAACGTGAGTTTCTTCCCATGGTTAATGGATCAGAATG GTCTCATGAGCAAATGTCAGTGGACATGATTGACCACATTGTCGATGAGCATCATATTGAAATAGATGCTGAGGCCACAAAAAAAGTCAAG GAAATGATACTTGCAAGTTCGAAATACTCTATAGCCACA AGCGGAAGGGAAAAGCATTTTTTATATGATATTGTGGCTAATGGTCGAAATGGTGTAGATGTTGACAA GTTTGATTACATTATTCGTGATTGCCGAGCATGTGGTTTAGGATGCAGCTTTCATTTTCAAAG GTTGTTGGAAACTATGAGAGTAATGGGAGATGAGATATGCTACCGGGACAAAGATT ATCTGACCATCTACAAGTTGTTTTCAACACGAGCTGATCTGCACAGAACAGTTTATACACATGCAAAAGTAAAG GCAATAGAGCTCATGATTCTTGACGCCTTAGTGAGAGCAAACGATTATTTACAGATTGCATCTTACATACAGGATCCTTCACAATATTGGAAG TTGGATGACACAATTATCAAGACCATTGAGACAGCTCCAGGTCAACAGCTGAAGGAATCTAGGGATTTGATCCTTCGCATACGCAGGAGAGATTTGTATCAG TTTTGTAACGAGTATGTTGTTCCCAAGGACAAATTGGAGAACTTTAAAAATGTCACGGCTCAAGAAGTTGTTTGTTCACAG AAAAATGGCGGAGTGATGCTACGAGAGGAGGACGTTGTGGTAAGCAATGTTCGGATCGATTTGACTCGTGGCAGGTGTGATCCTCTTGAGAG AATCAAATTTTTCAAG gattatgactgtgaagAGAAGTTCTCTATAGCCAATGATCGTGTCAGTCACTTGCTTCCAACATCTTACCAGGACATGATCGTGCGAGTGTACTCCAAAAAGCCTGAGCTG GTCGGAGTAGTTTCAGAGGCTTTTGAGAATTTCCAGTTGTTGACTTATGGGATTAAAACACAAGTACATTCAACACCAGATAAGAAAAAGCGTCGGATATAA
- the LOC140838144 gene encoding formate dehydrogenase, mitochondrial yields MAMKRVATSAIRAFTSPSVIIRGLHASPGSKKIVGVFYNANEYASLNPNFLGCVENALGIREWLESKGHRYIVTSDKDGPDSELEKHIPDLHVLISTPFHPAYVTAERIKKAKNLQLLLTAGIGSDHIDLKAAADAGLTVAEVTGSNVVSVAEDELMRILILTRNFLPGHHQVISGDWNVAAIAYRAYDLEGKTVGTVGAGRIGKLLLQRLKPFNCNLLYHDRLKMDPELENQIGAKYEEDLDAMLPKCDIIVINTPLTEKTKGLFDKERIAKLKKGVLIVNNARGAIMDTQAVADACSSGHIAGYSGDVWYPQPAPKDHPWRYMPNQAMTPHISGTTIDAQLRYAAGTKDMLEAYFKGEEFFPQNYIVKDGELAPQYR; encoded by the exons ATGGCGATGAAACGAGTTGCAACTTCGGCCATTCGTGCTTTTACTTCTCCTTCGGTTATCATCAGAGGTCTGCAT GCTTCACCTGGAAGCAAGAAGATAGTGGGGGTATTTTACAATGCAAATGAGTATGCTTCCTTGAATCCCAATTTCTTGGGGTGTGTTGAGAATGCATTGGGCATACGTGAATGGCTAGAATCCAAAGGGCACCGGTATATTGTTACTTCCGACAAGGATGGACCGGATAGTG AGCTTGAGAAACACATACCCGATCTCCATGTGCTTATAAGTACCCCCTTCCATCCTGCATATGTGACTGCTGAAAGGATCAAGAAAGccaaaaatttgcaacttttgctCACAGCGGGAATTGGCTCGGATCATATTGATCTAAAAGCTGCAGCTGATGCTGGTTTGACTGTGGCAGAGGTCACTGGAAGCAATGTCGTTTCAGTTGCAGAAGATGAACTCATGAGGATTCTCATTCTTACCCGGAATTTTTTGCCTGGCCACCATCAAGTTATCAGTGGTGATTGGAATGTTGCAGCAATCGCCTACCGAGCATATGATCTCGAAGGTAAGACTGTTGGAACAGTTGGAGCTGGACGTATCGGAAAGCTTTTGCTACAGAGACTGAAACCTTTCAACTGCAATTTACTCTACCATGATCGTCTTAAGATGGATCCAGAGTTAGAAAATCAAATTGGAGCTAAGTACGAGGAAGATCTCGATGCTATGCTTCCAAAATGTGACATAATTGTTATAAACACGCCTCTCACTGAAAAAACCAA AGGCTTGTTTGACAAAGAAAGGATAGCCAAGCTGAAAAAGGGGGTGCTGATTGTGAACAATGCAAGAGGTGCAATCATGGATACACAAGCAGTTGCTGATGCCTGCTCCAGTGGTCATATTGCTG GCTACAGTGGAGACGTCTGGTACCCACAACCAGCTCCAAAGGATCACCCTTGGCGTTACATGCCAAACCAAGCTATGACACCTCATATATCTGGAACTACAATTGATGCACAG TTGCGTTATGCAGCTGGAACAAAGGACATGCTTGAGGCGTATTTCAAGGGAGAGGAATTTTTTCCGCAGAATTACATTGTCAAGGATGGAGAACTGGCACCTCAGTATCGGTAG
- the LOC140838145 gene encoding uncharacterized protein isoform X1: MGGFSDVSSNYQDPRFSKHVYDNVHGNIFLDPLSLKFIDTEQFQRLRDLKQLGMAHMVYPGAVHSRFEHSLGVYSLAGEAIHKLKNQQGLELGIDHFDVQTVKLAGLLHDLGHGPLSHLFEREFLPMVNGSECFMNSFCYRSHEQMSVDMIDHIVDEHHIEIDAEATKKVKEMILASSKYSIATSGREKHFLYDIVANGRNGVDVDKFDYIIRDCRACGLGCSFHFQRLLETMRVMGDEICYRDKDYLTIYKLFSTRADLHRTVYTHAKVKAIELMILDALVRANDYLQIASYIQDPSQYWKLDDTIIKTIETAPGQQLKESRDLILRIRRRDLYQFCNEYVVPKDKLENFKNVTAQEVVCSQKNGGVMLREEDVVVSNVRIDLTRGRCDPLERIKFFKDYDCEEKFSIANDRVSHLLPTSYQDMIVRVYSKKPELVGVVSEAFENFQLLTYGIKTQVHSTPDKKKRRI; encoded by the exons ATGGGAGGTTTTTCAGACGTTTCTTCGAATTATCAAGATCCGAGGTTCTCCAAGCACGTTTATGACAACGTCCATGGCAATATTTTTCTCGATCCT CTTTCTTTGAAGTTTATTGACACAGAGCAGTTTCAAAG GTTGCGTGATCTTAAGCAACTAG GGATGGCACATATGGTTTATCCAGGAGCAGTACATTCCAGATTCGAACATTCTCTTGGAGTGTACTCGCTTGCTGGTGAAGCTATCCATAAACTTAAGAATCAGCAA GGCCTAGAGCTTGGTATTGATCACTTTGATGTACAAACTGTGAAACTTGCGG GTCTTTTGCATGATTTAGGTCACGGACCCCTTAGTCATTTGTTTGAACGTGAGTTTCTTCCCATGGTTAATGGATCAGAATG TTTTATGAATTCATTCTGTTACAGGTCTCATGAGCAAATGTCAGTGGACATGATTGACCACATTGTCGATGAGCATCATATTGAAATAGATGCTGAGGCCACAAAAAAAGTCAAG GAAATGATACTTGCAAGTTCGAAATACTCTATAGCCACA AGCGGAAGGGAAAAGCATTTTTTATATGATATTGTGGCTAATGGTCGAAATGGTGTAGATGTTGACAA GTTTGATTACATTATTCGTGATTGCCGAGCATGTGGTTTAGGATGCAGCTTTCATTTTCAAAG GTTGTTGGAAACTATGAGAGTAATGGGAGATGAGATATGCTACCGGGACAAAGATT ATCTGACCATCTACAAGTTGTTTTCAACACGAGCTGATCTGCACAGAACAGTTTATACACATGCAAAAGTAAAG GCAATAGAGCTCATGATTCTTGACGCCTTAGTGAGAGCAAACGATTATTTACAGATTGCATCTTACATACAGGATCCTTCACAATATTGGAAG TTGGATGACACAATTATCAAGACCATTGAGACAGCTCCAGGTCAACAGCTGAAGGAATCTAGGGATTTGATCCTTCGCATACGCAGGAGAGATTTGTATCAG TTTTGTAACGAGTATGTTGTTCCCAAGGACAAATTGGAGAACTTTAAAAATGTCACGGCTCAAGAAGTTGTTTGTTCACAG AAAAATGGCGGAGTGATGCTACGAGAGGAGGACGTTGTGGTAAGCAATGTTCGGATCGATTTGACTCGTGGCAGGTGTGATCCTCTTGAGAG AATCAAATTTTTCAAG gattatgactgtgaagAGAAGTTCTCTATAGCCAATGATCGTGTCAGTCACTTGCTTCCAACATCTTACCAGGACATGATCGTGCGAGTGTACTCCAAAAAGCCTGAGCTG GTCGGAGTAGTTTCAGAGGCTTTTGAGAATTTCCAGTTGTTGACTTATGGGATTAAAACACAAGTACATTCAACACCAGATAAGAAAAAGCGTCGGATATAA
- the LOC140838142 gene encoding protease Do-like 1, chloroplastic — MASTLVSSTPKLLSHSSIPKLSIRRNLVVPAVVSALPEKFSTNRSFMNSLLVLCASVALSVSFFVTDVDSASAFVVKTPRKLQSDELATVRLFQENTPSVVYITNLAVRQDAFTLDVLEVPQGSGSGFVWDTQGHIVTNYHVIRGASDLKVTLADQTAYDAKVIGFDQDKDVAVLRIDAPKDKLRPIPIGVSADLLVGQKVYAIGNPFGLDHTLTTGVISGLRREISSAATGRPIQDVIQTDAAINPGNSGGPLLDSSGNLIGINTAIYSPSGASSGVGFSIPVDTVSGIVDQLVKFGKVTRPILGIKFAPDQSVEQLGVSGVLVLDAPPNGPAGKAGLQSTKRDSYGRLILGDIITSINGKKVSNGSDLYRILDQCKVGDKVTIEVLRGDHLEKVPVVLEPKPDES; from the exons ATGGCGTCCACACTCGTCTCTTCCACTCCAAAGTTACTTTCCCACTCTTCAATCCCCAAATTATCCATTCGTCGTAATCTGGTCGTCCCGGCTGTAGTTTCCGCTCTCCCGGAGAAATTTTCCACCAACAGAAGCTTCATGAACTCGTTACTCGTGCTCTGCGCATCTGTTGCTTTATCGGTTTCCTTTTTCGTGACTGATGTGGATTCTGCTTCGGCTTTTGTGGTGAAAACGCCAAGGAAATTGCAGTCCGATGAGCTCGCTACAGTTCGTCTTTTTCAAGAGAACACTCCCTCTGTTGTCTACATTACTAATCTCGCCGTCAG GCAGGATGCGTTTACATTGGACGTGTTGGAGGTGCCTCAAGGATCGGGTTCAGGATTTGTGTGGGATACACAGGGCCACATCGTCACTAATTATCATGTGATTCGGGGTGCTTCAGATCTCAA GGTCACTCTTGCAGACCAAACCGCTTACGATGCAAAAGTTATTGGGTTTGATCAGGACAAAGATGTTGCAGTTCTGCGTATTGATGCTCCAAAAGACAAGTTGAGACCAATACCAATTGGTGTGTCTGCAGACTTACTTGTTGGTCAAAAAGTATATGCGATTGGAAATCCT TTTGGACTTGACCATACACTTACAACTGGCGTCATCAG TGGCCTTCGGAGGGAAATCAGTTCGGCTGCAACTGGCCGTCCAATTCAGGATGTTATCCAGACTGATGCTGCCATTAATCCGGGAAATAGTGGAGGGCCTCTTCTAGACAGTTCAGGGAATCTTATTGGGATAAACACAGCTATATACTCCCCTTCTGGTGCTTCATCTGGTGTGGGATTTTCTATTCCAGTTGACACT GTCAGTGGCATTGTCGATCAATTAGTAAAGTTTGGGAAAGTCACCAGACCGATTTTGGGCATTAAGTTTGCACCCGATCAATCAGTGGAGCAACTAGGAGTTAGCGGAGTTCTTGTCTTGGATGCTCCTCCCAATGGGCCGGCAGGAAAAGCA GGTCTTCAATCCACCAAACGAGATTCATATGGCAGACTTATTTTGGGTGATATCATTACATCTATTAATGGAAAGAAGGTCTCCAATGGTAGTGATTTGTACAGAATACTGGACCAATGCAAAGTTGGTGACAAG GTGACTATTGAAGTGTTACGTGGTGATCACCTGGAAAAGGTTCCGGTAGTCCTCGAACCGAAGCCTGACGAATCCTGA